TTACTTTTTCTAATTTTTTAATTCGTTTAATCGTATCTTTCTTACCAGAAAGCACTCGATTGTGAATGACTTTTGGGATTATAAAAGTGGATGGTACCAGCTTCTTATCTCTCCACACATAGCCTTTAATTTTATTCGTGGCAAAGTTAATTTGACTTGAATGAAAAAAAACAGTTTCTAGTCCAAGCCTAGCGCCAATCTCTACATAAAAGGCAAGTCGCTCATAAGTGTGTCGTCGCCGTTTGTTCAAAGAAATAACTTTCTTATTGAGCATTATTCCAATTTTCTCCACATTAATCCCTTCCTACATCATTTCTTTAGTACATTTTTCCTCTTTATCACTCTATGTAGGCTATAGGCAAATGGGGTGCCTATTTTTCATCTGCTTCCTCTCTAATAAAAAACCGAGTAAAGGATTCTACGAACATGTCCATTACTCGGATAAGGTTGTTATTTGTTTTGTTCTTAGCGTTTTTCAATTGCAATGATAAAAGGGGCTTGGTTTTGTTGATTCATATATTGGTATCTGAGCACAAGGTACTCTGACTGCGGTAATTTTTCACAATAGGCTACTACTGCATCTTTCTCAATAGTACCTGCTTCGTGACCCCAATAAATAATGATAGTCATTATTCCGCCTGTTCGTAGCTTATCCAAGCCGGCTTCAATTGCACGAATGGTGGTATTAGCCTGTGTGGTAATATCCTTATTTCCGCCCGGTAAATATCCTAAGTTAAACATAACGGCTCCAAGATCAACCGGAATCTCTTTAATTTGTTCGTGACTGGTTAATAACAAATTTACCCGCTCTACTACCTGTTCACGTTCTAAGCGTGCTCTAGTCTTCTCAATCGCTTCTGCTTGAACATCATAAGCGTACACTTTTCCTCTTTCCCCAACTAATTGAGCAAGAAATAATGTATCATTTCCATTGCCCATAGTAGCATCCACTACAGTCTCTCCCTCTACTACTCGCTCTCTAATATATTGACGTACAACTTCTAAAACATTTGGAAACACGTTGATTCTCTCCTTTTTATATCTCTATCTGTAATCCTATCTGTGCTACGTAGCATAATTCCCCATATGAGCTGGCCTGTTCGTAAACATCCTCTTCCTTTGTGTTATGGAATAGATGCGTTATCAATAATGATTTTGCTTTTATATCATTTGCAATCTGAGCCGCTTGGCGCACAGATAAATGACCACTCGGCTTGTTTGGCTCAAAACCGTCAAGATACGTGCCTTCACATATAAATAAATCGGGTTCCATAACCTTCTCCCAGTGCATCTGCATTCCTGTGTCAGCACCATACAGAACTTTTTTCCCATTATGCGTAAACATCATAGCATAACATAAAATGGGGTGATCTGTTCTGATAAAACGAACAGCTATGTCTCCTAGAATCACTTCTGTCTGCTCGGTTATGGGCTTATAAATTGTTGCTTCTTTATATACCATTTGACTGCTATATTCGGCTGGCTCTGTCGGGGCATAAATTGGTACAGGTTGATTAGTGCGTATTCCCTCCACTCTTTGATGCACATTCAAACCATACTGCAAAACCCCAACATCAGCAATATGATCTTGATGATAATGTGATAAGAAAACCGCATCTAACTGATGAATTGGTATGTATTTCGTTACTTGGCTGATTACCCCACTCCCACAGTCAATTAATATATTCATTGATTCTGTTTGTAGTAAATAACCAGGGGTAGCTCCTCCAGGTCCTGGATATGGTGATTGAAAGCCTAACACAGTGATACGCATGTTTTCACTCTCCATTTCATAGGATGTAGTATGGTGGACAGGAGGTACTCGATGCAAAAGTCATGGAAAGCTATTTTGCAGATCGCCTTTACTTATATCGGAACGGTTGTAGGTGCTGGATTTGCTTCAGGTCGAGAGATTCTTGAATTTTTTGTACGTTTTGGACCGTACGGTTTACTTGGAATTGGCATCGCTAGTCTATTATTTGTCTGGTCTGCTATACAGGTCATGCTGGTAGCACAGCGCATACAGGCCAAATCCTATCAGGAAGTTAGCTTCTACCTATTTGGCAAAACGATCGGCACTTTTTTTAATACAATATTACTTCTGGTCTTAATCGGGACAACTTCAGTTATGCTTGCCTTTACTGGTTCCCTTTTTAAAGAATCGTTCCATTTACCAGCTCAGATAGGAATTTGGGCAAGTATGATACTTATTTTCCTGGTAACGGCTAGAGGTATGGGAGCTATCCACACGGTAAATAGTATTTTTGTTCCGATCCTTATTGGATTTACACTGCTTGTCTTCTTTTACACGAAGCCATGGGATAGTACTGCCACCGTAACCGGCTTGCCTCTTGATGAACTAGAGAGTGACGGATGGCTCCAATCCCCCATCTATTATGTATCGCTTAATGTTGCATTAGCACAAGCAGTCCTAATCCCTATAGGGCGAGAGTGCTCTTCTAGGCGTACTTTAGTTTACGGAGGCTTAGTTGGTGGATTAGGTATTGGCTTCCTTCTCTTTCTCGCGTATGCATCACTACTCGACAATATGCCCCACGTTCAATTTGTAGATACTCCTACGATTTTCATTTTGTCTGGGCTAGGCAAAACGATTACCTTCCTGTTTGCGTTATTGGTCTATGCAGAGGTTTTCTCCTCGCTTGTTGCCAATCTGTTTGGCTTAGTTGAACAGGTAAAAAGCTATATTAATCTGCACTTTTCACTAATCCTATTGATCATACTGCTAATCTGCTATGGGGTTAGTTTTGTAGGGTTTAGTTCTTTGCTTACTATATTGTACCCGCTTTTTGGACAGATTGTCGTGTTCTTTTTAGTGATGCTATTTTATCGCCAACTGATGGATCGATCCAGACGATGGAACTGATATTTGCAGGTGCAAAAGCTGATTCTGTGTTTTTTCTAGAATCAGCTTGTTTTCGTTATCTGCTTATTTGCCAACAAAAAAA
This is a stretch of genomic DNA from Brevibacillus laterosporus DSM 25. It encodes these proteins:
- a CDS encoding membrane protein, producing MQKSWKAILQIAFTYIGTVVGAGFASGREILEFFVRFGPYGLLGIGIASLLFVWSAIQVMLVAQRIQAKSYQEVSFYLFGKTIGTFFNTILLLVLIGTTSVMLAFTGSLFKESFHLPAQIGIWASMILIFLVTARGMGAIHTVNSIFVPILIGFTLLVFFYTKPWDSTATVTGLPLDELESDGWLQSPIYYVSLNVALAQAVLIPIGRECSSRRTLVYGGLVGGLGIGFLLFLAYASLLDNMPHVQFVDTPTIFILSGLGKTITFLFALLVYAEVFSSLVANLFGLVEQVKSYINLHFSLILLIILLICYGVSFVGFSSLLTILYPLFGQIVVFFLVMLFYRQLMDRSRRWN
- a CDS encoding tRNA (mnm(5)s(2)U34)-methyltransferase, with the protein product MFPNVLEVVRQYIRERVVEGETVVDATMGNGNDTLFLAQLVGERGKVYAYDVQAEAIEKTRARLEREQVVERVNLLLTSHEQIKEIPVDLGAVMFNLGYLPGGNKDITTQANTTIRAIEAGLDKLRTGGIMTIIIYWGHEAGTIEKDAVVAYCEKLPQSEYLVLRYQYMNQQNQAPFIIAIEKR
- a CDS encoding MBL fold metallo-hydrolase, producing MRITVLGFQSPYPGPGGATPGYLLQTESMNILIDCGSGVISQVTKYIPIHQLDAVFLSHYHQDHIADVGVLQYGLNVHQRVEGIRTNQPVPIYAPTEPAEYSSQMVYKEATIYKPITEQTEVILGDIAVRFIRTDHPILCYAMMFTHNGKKVLYGADTGMQMHWEKVMEPDLFICEGTYLDGFEPNKPSGHLSVRQAAQIANDIKAKSLLITHLFHNTKEEDVYEQASSYGELCYVAQIGLQIEI